Proteins encoded together in one Planctomyces sp. SH-PL14 window:
- a CDS encoding DUF6263 family protein — protein MMRRSRHLLALSLGLLLATSACNQSKDEQAGAQPLPDWMQEADKGDAPKSRKKKKAEDAPHVSLELRLKTGERFGLRKTVDTSLQQASPDGTNQVVTARIEMLLGLTVEDVSEKGTRLAVRYERVRFSQGSEGQRIDYDSMQPVTPVPVLALPYHNMVKDGFSFWIGKENQIVDVAGFKEFLERCMAGVSEADRVQQMLNMEAASDENGISDFVDNTIGLLPYGRSISPGDSWERTRHIGRPVPMKLLQSYTLKDLNDSMAVVDIRGTITPSTTINDVKQEKAGVRVTVTGGALQGDCAIYRDSGLPQRSYVERAVDMTVMTTGHHEFRQKKLVRTTVEAFPMQGAGAPTAIGRADGERGPVLLQQ, from the coding sequence ATGATGCGGCGCTCTCGCCACCTGCTTGCGTTGTCGCTGGGCCTGCTCCTGGCGACCTCCGCCTGCAACCAGTCCAAGGATGAACAGGCCGGCGCGCAGCCGCTGCCCGACTGGATGCAGGAAGCGGACAAGGGAGACGCTCCGAAGTCCCGCAAGAAGAAAAAGGCCGAAGACGCTCCGCATGTCTCGCTGGAGCTGCGGCTCAAGACCGGCGAGCGGTTCGGCCTGCGGAAGACCGTCGACACCTCCCTCCAGCAGGCATCCCCGGACGGCACGAATCAGGTCGTCACGGCCCGCATCGAAATGCTCCTGGGCCTGACCGTCGAGGACGTCTCCGAGAAGGGGACGCGGCTCGCCGTCCGGTATGAGCGGGTCCGGTTCTCGCAGGGGAGCGAAGGGCAGCGGATCGACTACGACTCGATGCAGCCGGTGACGCCGGTTCCGGTCCTGGCCCTCCCCTATCACAATATGGTGAAGGACGGGTTCTCGTTCTGGATCGGCAAGGAGAACCAGATCGTCGACGTCGCCGGCTTCAAGGAATTCCTCGAGCGGTGCATGGCGGGGGTCTCGGAAGCGGACCGCGTCCAGCAGATGCTTAATATGGAAGCGGCTTCCGACGAGAACGGGATCTCGGACTTCGTCGACAACACGATCGGGCTCCTGCCGTACGGCCGCTCGATCTCGCCGGGAGACTCCTGGGAGCGGACGCGGCACATCGGCCGCCCGGTCCCGATGAAGCTCCTGCAGTCTTATACGCTCAAGGACCTCAACGACAGCATGGCGGTCGTCGACATCCGCGGCACGATCACGCCGTCGACCACGATCAACGACGTGAAGCAGGAAAAGGCGGGCGTCCGCGTGACGGTCACCGGCGGTGCCCTGCAGGGGGACTGCGCGATCTACCGCGATTCAGGCCTGCCGCAGCGGTCGTATGTTGAACGCGCCGTCGACATGACCGTCATGACGACCGGCCATCACGAGTTTCGGCAAAAGAAGCTCGTCCGCACGACGGTCGAGGCGTTTCCGATGCAGGGGGCTGGGGCCCCCACCGCGATCGGCCGCGCCGATGGCGAACGCGGCCCGGTTCTCCTGCAGCAGTAA
- a CDS encoding NAD(P)/FAD-dependent oxidoreductase: MPQVTSGKKRQLVIVGGGFAGINAARSLAKSPDLEITLIDRQNHHLFQPLLYQVAMAGLSPADIAAPIRAMLSSQKNCRVIQGEVTGVDLVQKLVQSDAGPLPFDYLLIACGARHSYFGREEWEEFAPGLKTLEQATEIRRRVLTAFETAERSTDPEEQRRLLTFVVVGGGPTGVELAGAIGEMSRFTLAKDFRRIEPRSARIVLIEAGPRILPMFSETLAARAMRDLEQLGAQVWTNAKVTSVDAHGVQVGAERLNSETVLWAAGVVAAPLSRALGLPLDRAGRIVVEPDLSVAGHPNIFAGGDIASFSHQTGTPLPGVAPVAMQAGRQIARNILNDVEGKPRESFRYVDKGQMATIGRSRAIVAVGRFEKAGFLAWVMWLVIHIYYLTGFKNRILVVISWAWSYLTFNRGARLIVRRDWRMFRKPSAAAAPSGESVPPSTGAA, encoded by the coding sequence ATGCCGCAGGTCACGTCCGGGAAGAAACGTCAGCTCGTCATCGTGGGGGGAGGGTTCGCGGGGATCAACGCCGCCCGATCCCTGGCGAAGTCGCCCGACCTCGAGATCACGCTGATCGATCGGCAGAACCACCATCTCTTTCAGCCGCTCCTCTACCAGGTGGCGATGGCGGGGCTCAGCCCGGCCGACATCGCCGCGCCGATCCGCGCGATGCTCTCGTCCCAGAAGAACTGCCGCGTCATCCAGGGAGAAGTGACCGGCGTCGATCTCGTTCAGAAACTCGTCCAGTCGGACGCCGGCCCCCTCCCCTTCGATTACCTGCTGATCGCCTGCGGCGCCCGGCACTCGTACTTCGGCCGCGAGGAGTGGGAAGAGTTCGCGCCGGGGCTCAAGACCCTCGAGCAGGCGACGGAAATCCGGCGGCGGGTCCTCACGGCGTTCGAGACCGCCGAGCGAAGCACCGACCCCGAAGAGCAGCGGCGGCTTCTGACCTTTGTCGTTGTCGGCGGTGGCCCCACCGGCGTCGAGCTCGCCGGGGCGATCGGGGAAATGTCCCGCTTCACACTTGCCAAGGATTTTCGTCGGATCGAGCCCCGCTCCGCGCGGATCGTCCTCATCGAGGCCGGGCCGCGGATCCTTCCGATGTTCTCGGAAACGCTCGCCGCCCGGGCCATGCGGGACCTGGAGCAGCTCGGGGCCCAGGTCTGGACGAACGCCAAGGTCACGTCTGTCGATGCTCACGGGGTTCAGGTCGGCGCTGAGCGTCTCAACTCCGAGACGGTCCTGTGGGCGGCGGGAGTCGTCGCGGCACCGCTCTCACGAGCCCTGGGGCTACCGCTGGACCGGGCCGGACGGATCGTCGTCGAGCCGGACCTGAGCGTGGCCGGACACCCGAACATTTTCGCGGGGGGCGATATCGCCTCGTTCTCCCATCAGACCGGCACACCGCTCCCCGGCGTCGCCCCCGTGGCGATGCAGGCGGGACGGCAGATCGCCCGGAACATCCTGAACGACGTGGAGGGGAAGCCGCGAGAGTCCTTTCGTTACGTCGACAAGGGGCAGATGGCGACGATCGGCCGGAGCCGGGCCATCGTGGCGGTCGGACGCTTTGAGAAAGCGGGATTCCTGGCGTGGGTGATGTGGCTCGTGATCCACATCTACTACCTGACGGGATTCAAGAACCGGATCCTCGTCGTCATCAGCTGGGCCTGGTCCTACCTGACGTTCAACCGCGGAGCGCGGCTCATCGTCCGCCGGGACTGGCGAATGTTCCGAAAGCCCTCGGCCGCCGCGGCCCCCTCGGGGGAGTCCGTTCCGCCGAGCACCGGGGCGGCGTGA
- the nrdR gene encoding transcriptional regulator NrdR: MLCPFCRKGETKVVDSRGSQEFVIRRRRECLDCGRRFTTYEKIEESPVTVIKKDGTRIPFDRQKILAGVEKACYKRPISPEQIERIVADVERNVYENFDREVPSRYVGEQVMNLLRLTDQVAYVRFASVYRSFQDVNDFVQELQPMLQNRQRRER, from the coding sequence ATGTTGTGTCCGTTCTGCCGCAAAGGCGAAACCAAGGTTGTCGACTCGCGCGGCAGCCAGGAGTTCGTCATTCGCCGTCGGCGGGAATGTCTGGACTGCGGTCGCCGCTTCACGACCTACGAGAAGATCGAAGAGTCGCCGGTCACCGTCATTAAAAAGGACGGCACGCGGATCCCCTTCGACCGGCAGAAGATTCTCGCGGGTGTTGAAAAAGCCTGTTACAAGCGCCCGATCAGCCCCGAGCAGATCGAGCGGATCGTCGCCGACGTCGAGCGGAATGTTTACGAGAACTTCGACCGCGAAGTTCCGTCCCGCTACGTCGGCGAGCAGGTCATGAACCTGCTGCGCCTGACCGATCAGGTCGCCTACGTCCGATTCGCCTCCGTTTATCGATCGTTCCAGGACGTCAACGACTTCGTCCAGGAGCTCCAGCCGATGCTCCAGAACCGCCAGCGCCGCGAGCGATAG
- a CDS encoding DUF255 domain-containing protein gives MRSIVERTLCSARLLPTSLSPWIVLGVLMVTAASATAAETSGRKENRLAKSNSPYLLLHARNPVDWYPWGPEALERAKTENKPIFLSIGYSSCFWCHVMERLVFENETIAAYMNEHFVNIKVDREERPDLDEIYMLSLQVYFSAIRSGQGAGWPLSMFLTPDGRPFAGGTYFPPEDKNGQAGFGKVLKQVHEVWEKHPDQIRNTADLVTKEVQRLSKPQLNLEAAAISGELVEAGLRDILAAYDKEHGGLDYSGADPEASKFPVPTRLEFLQTMSQSPSANPEILAALDHTLERIAAGGIHDHLGGGFHRYSTDREWRVPHFEKMLYDNALLADVYVVAYQRTSRRTYRQVVESTLDFILRDMTDPAGGFYSALDAETDGVEGRYYVWSRDEVNQILGADDGRLFIAAYGMDEPQSFEPGAVLFLPRTLADTADHLQMPVQDLEDRLVASRKKLLEARQKRSPLLRDDKVLTGWNGLMIRALARAGKTLRRKDYLDAAEKGAQFVLTQMKDKNGRLLHSWRGGQVNLAAYVDDYAGLTAGLIALHDATGDERWLENATRLTDEQQRLFWDNDGKGFFLTAADQEQLLARPKNAFDSVVPSGNSLSVRNLVRLRQLTGDVRYARAADETVRAFAGVIQTGPSGYSTLLLGLHELLATAGAQPAAAGPVAGLFSAPPMTFADPDEPQTPASAPMPQTLAAAPKTAPAPKTEAAPQAADPDAPPVSFAAATDENAKKHPLLAAKGYLAADGLVAGRANPVAVVLDVKEEWHINANPPRPKQMKATELTGKFSAESTLKGVVYPKGHDFALEGFDEPLSVYEGQVVLIGTIDVPASAAGKEESVTLSIRYQACNNETCQRPTTLEISGKVKVLPAGSQPKFINRRLFEPAGDK, from the coding sequence ATGCGTTCGATTGTGGAACGGACTTTGTGTTCGGCCCGTCTTCTCCCGACGTCGCTTTCGCCGTGGATCGTTCTGGGGGTGCTGATGGTCACCGCAGCCTCCGCCACCGCCGCCGAGACATCGGGACGGAAAGAGAACCGGCTCGCAAAGTCGAACAGCCCCTACCTCCTGCTCCACGCCAGGAATCCCGTGGACTGGTATCCCTGGGGGCCGGAAGCCCTGGAGCGGGCCAAGACGGAGAACAAGCCGATCTTCCTCTCGATCGGCTACAGCAGTTGCTTCTGGTGCCACGTCATGGAACGGCTCGTCTTCGAGAACGAGACGATCGCCGCCTACATGAACGAGCACTTCGTCAACATCAAGGTCGACCGCGAAGAGCGGCCGGACCTCGATGAGATCTACATGCTCTCGCTGCAGGTCTACTTCTCCGCGATCCGCTCCGGGCAGGGAGCGGGATGGCCCCTCTCGATGTTCCTCACCCCAGACGGCCGCCCCTTTGCCGGTGGAACCTACTTTCCGCCGGAGGACAAGAACGGTCAGGCGGGCTTCGGCAAGGTCCTGAAGCAGGTCCACGAAGTCTGGGAAAAGCACCCGGACCAGATCCGCAACACGGCCGATCTCGTCACGAAGGAAGTCCAGCGGCTTTCGAAGCCGCAGCTGAATCTGGAGGCCGCCGCCATCTCCGGCGAACTCGTCGAGGCGGGACTCCGCGACATCCTGGCTGCGTACGACAAGGAGCACGGCGGTCTCGACTACTCCGGCGCCGATCCCGAGGCGTCCAAGTTCCCGGTCCCGACCCGGCTCGAATTCCTGCAGACGATGTCGCAGAGCCCGAGCGCCAACCCGGAGATCCTGGCGGCGCTCGATCACACGCTTGAGCGGATCGCCGCGGGGGGAATCCACGATCATCTCGGCGGCGGGTTCCATCGCTACAGCACCGACCGGGAGTGGCGCGTCCCGCACTTCGAGAAGATGCTCTACGACAACGCCCTCCTGGCGGACGTCTATGTCGTGGCCTATCAGCGGACCAGCCGTCGGACGTACCGGCAGGTGGTCGAGTCGACGCTCGACTTCATCCTGCGGGACATGACCGACCCGGCGGGCGGGTTCTATTCGGCCCTCGATGCAGAGACCGACGGCGTCGAAGGACGCTACTACGTCTGGTCCCGCGACGAAGTGAACCAGATCCTCGGAGCGGACGACGGCCGCCTGTTCATCGCCGCCTACGGCATGGACGAGCCGCAGTCGTTCGAGCCGGGAGCGGTCCTGTTCCTCCCGCGGACGCTGGCGGACACCGCCGACCACCTCCAGATGCCGGTCCAGGACCTCGAGGACCGGCTCGTCGCATCCCGCAAGAAGCTCCTCGAAGCCCGGCAGAAGCGCTCGCCGCTCCTCCGCGATGACAAGGTCCTGACGGGCTGGAACGGACTCATGATCCGGGCCCTGGCCCGCGCGGGGAAGACGCTGCGACGGAAGGACTACCTCGACGCCGCCGAGAAGGGGGCGCAGTTCGTCCTGACCCAGATGAAGGACAAGAACGGCCGGCTCCTCCACTCGTGGCGCGGCGGCCAGGTGAATCTCGCCGCCTACGTCGATGACTATGCCGGACTCACGGCCGGCCTCATCGCGCTCCATGACGCCACCGGAGACGAGCGGTGGCTCGAAAACGCCACACGCCTGACCGACGAGCAGCAGCGGCTCTTCTGGGACAACGACGGCAAGGGCTTTTTCCTGACCGCCGCCGACCAGGAGCAGCTCCTCGCCCGGCCCAAGAACGCCTTTGATTCCGTCGTTCCCTCGGGGAACAGCCTCTCGGTGCGGAACCTCGTGCGGCTCCGTCAGCTGACCGGCGATGTCCGTTATGCCCGGGCGGCGGACGAGACGGTCCGGGCCTTTGCCGGCGTCATCCAGACCGGCCCGTCGGGGTACTCGACGCTCCTGCTCGGACTGCATGAGCTTCTGGCAACGGCGGGTGCCCAGCCGGCGGCCGCCGGTCCGGTCGCCGGACTCTTCAGCGCTCCCCCGATGACGTTCGCCGATCCCGACGAGCCCCAAACGCCGGCCTCCGCCCCCATGCCGCAGACGCTGGCGGCCGCTCCGAAGACGGCTCCCGCCCCGAAAACGGAAGCGGCCCCGCAGGCCGCCGATCCTGACGCCCCTCCCGTTTCGTTCGCCGCCGCCACGGACGAAAACGCCAAGAAGCATCCGCTCCTGGCTGCCAAGGGCTACCTCGCTGCCGACGGACTCGTGGCTGGCCGGGCCAACCCAGTGGCGGTCGTCCTCGACGTCAAGGAGGAGTGGCACATCAACGCCAACCCGCCCCGTCCCAAGCAGATGAAGGCGACGGAGCTGACGGGCAAGTTCTCTGCCGAGTCCACGCTGAAGGGGGTCGTCTACCCGAAAGGGCACGACTTCGCCCTCGAAGGCTTCGATGAGCCTCTCTCGGTCTACGAGGGACAGGTCGTGCTGATCGGGACGATCGACGTCCCCGCTTCGGCCGCCGGGAAAGAGGAGTCGGTCACGCTCAGCATCCGCTATCAGGCGTGCAACAACGAGACGTGCCAGCGGCCCACGACGCTGGAAATCTCCGGGAAGGTCAAGGTCCTTCCGGCCGGCTCTCAGCCAAAGTTCATCAACCGGCGGCTGTTCGAGCCCGCAGGCGATAAGTAG
- a CDS encoding ATP-binding protein: MSAATLLVIQGPDQGRQFEIHDPPAWIGRGATNEVRILDTEVSRSHALLVQKDEGDWLLRDAGSSNGTYVNGQPIKEHGLVNGDQIQVGRTIFLFRGVASPFPRRRVAEQINLLRREEEGDRSRIVGQLPASKLIAPNRAHAGANLQLLYKISEEAVRPSVPLDQLLQRILDLTLQALGADRGCMLVADSRTDRIEPRVISHRPGVDVAQKMPISTSIVEYVIRHGIGVLTTDAQHDSRFNEGHSILQSGIREAMCVPMQGRYELMGVIYVDTTTVETPLVPGRALQRFNEDVLNLLAAIGRQSALAVENNRYQESLVKAERLAAVGTTIATLSHHVKNILQGIRGGSYLIDMGLNEENNDVVRKGWRILERNQDRIYNLVMDMLTFSKERQPKLEPANVNQTVGEVVELMQGRAEESRIRLSYLPDPAMPISQFDAEGIHRAVLNLVGNALDALEGSDHGEVALRTAYDPVQERIVVDVKDNGPGIEPSELPRLFNVFESTKGGKGTGLGLAVTQKILREHGGELTVDTRPGQGCLFRLTWPRIEDEVDAPAATTEFPERQSLSGS; this comes from the coding sequence GTGTCTGCAGCCACCCTCCTCGTCATCCAGGGGCCTGACCAGGGGCGACAATTCGAAATCCACGATCCACCCGCCTGGATCGGCCGCGGCGCCACCAACGAAGTCCGCATTCTCGACACCGAAGTCTCCCGCTCCCACGCACTCCTCGTCCAGAAGGACGAAGGAGACTGGCTCCTTCGCGACGCCGGCAGCTCCAACGGCACCTACGTCAACGGCCAGCCCATCAAGGAACACGGCCTCGTCAACGGCGACCAGATCCAGGTCGGCCGCACCATCTTTCTCTTCCGCGGCGTCGCCTCCCCCTTCCCCCGCCGCCGCGTCGCCGAGCAGATCAACCTCCTCCGCCGCGAAGAAGAAGGGGACCGCTCCCGCATCGTCGGCCAGCTCCCCGCCTCCAAACTCATCGCCCCCAATCGGGCCCACGCCGGCGCCAACCTCCAGCTCCTCTACAAGATCTCCGAGGAAGCGGTCCGCCCTTCCGTCCCCCTCGACCAGCTCCTCCAGCGGATCCTCGACCTGACGCTCCAGGCTCTCGGAGCCGACCGAGGCTGCATGCTCGTCGCGGACAGCCGCACCGACCGCATCGAACCCCGCGTCATCAGCCACCGCCCCGGCGTCGACGTCGCCCAGAAGATGCCGATCTCGACCAGCATCGTCGAGTACGTCATCCGCCACGGCATCGGCGTCCTCACGACCGACGCCCAGCACGACTCCCGCTTCAACGAAGGGCACAGCATCCTTCAATCCGGCATCCGCGAAGCGATGTGCGTCCCGATGCAGGGCCGCTACGAGCTGATGGGAGTGATCTACGTCGACACCACGACCGTCGAAACTCCGCTCGTCCCCGGCCGCGCCCTCCAGCGGTTCAACGAAGATGTCCTGAACCTGCTGGCCGCCATCGGCCGGCAGTCCGCCCTGGCCGTCGAAAACAACCGGTACCAGGAATCGCTCGTGAAGGCGGAACGACTGGCGGCGGTCGGAACGACCATCGCTACGCTGAGCCACCACGTCAAAAACATCCTGCAGGGGATCCGCGGCGGCAGCTACCTGATCGATATGGGCCTCAACGAGGAGAACAACGACGTCGTCCGGAAGGGGTGGCGGATCCTCGAACGGAACCAGGACCGGATCTACAACCTCGTGATGGACATGCTGACGTTCAGCAAGGAACGGCAGCCCAAGCTGGAGCCGGCCAACGTCAACCAGACGGTCGGCGAGGTCGTCGAACTGATGCAGGGGCGGGCCGAGGAGTCCCGGATTCGGCTGAGTTACCTACCGGACCCGGCGATGCCCATCTCCCAGTTCGACGCCGAGGGGATCCACCGCGCGGTGCTGAACCTCGTCGGCAACGCGCTCGACGCCCTCGAAGGGAGCGACCACGGTGAGGTCGCCCTGCGGACGGCGTACGACCCGGTGCAGGAGCGGATCGTCGTTGACGTGAAGGACAACGGACCGGGGATCGAACCGAGTGAGCTGCCGCGGCTGTTCAACGTGTTCGAGTCGACCAAGGGAGGAAAGGGGACGGGGCTCGGCCTCGCCGTCACGCAGAAGATCCTGCGGGAGCACGGCGGCGAGCTGACCGTCGACACGCGGCCCGGACAGGGGTGCCTGTTCCGGCTGACCTGGCCGCGGATCGAAGACGAGGTCGACGCGCCGGCGGCGACGACCGAGTTCCCCGAGCGGCAGTCGCTCTCCGGCAGCTGA
- a CDS encoding ABC transporter ATP-binding protein, whose product MATHAVICRQVVKEFGSGETRVQALRGIDVDIEFGEMTLLVGPSGCGKTTLISIMAGLLEPTSGEVELLGEHLESMRGKRLVEFRGQNIGFVFQQYNLLPSLTAAENAAVPLLIRNVRRSEAVERAGEMLAAVGLGEKRKAMPSQLSGGQQQRVAIARALVNEPKLLVCDEPTAALDAKSGRTVMELIRRTAIGPGRAVIVVTHDSRVYDFGDRIVSMADGRVESDEAIDRGKAVAPH is encoded by the coding sequence ATGGCAACACACGCGGTCATCTGTCGGCAGGTCGTCAAGGAATTCGGAAGCGGGGAGACCCGCGTTCAGGCGCTGCGGGGGATCGACGTCGACATCGAGTTCGGAGAGATGACGCTTCTCGTTGGCCCCAGCGGATGCGGCAAGACGACTTTGATCTCGATCATGGCGGGTCTGCTGGAACCGACGAGCGGCGAGGTCGAGCTCCTCGGTGAGCATCTCGAGTCGATGCGCGGAAAGCGGCTCGTCGAATTCCGGGGGCAGAACATCGGCTTCGTCTTCCAGCAGTACAACCTCCTCCCCTCCCTGACCGCGGCCGAAAACGCGGCGGTTCCGCTCCTGATCCGCAACGTCCGCCGCAGCGAGGCGGTCGAGCGGGCCGGGGAGATGCTCGCCGCGGTCGGCCTGGGGGAGAAGCGGAAGGCGATGCCCTCCCAGCTTTCGGGAGGCCAGCAGCAGCGGGTGGCGATCGCCCGGGCGCTAGTCAACGAGCCTAAGCTGCTCGTCTGCGACGAGCCGACCGCGGCGCTCGACGCGAAGTCGGGCCGGACGGTGATGGAGCTGATCCGCCGGACGGCGATCGGCCCCGGCCGGGCGGTGATCGTCGTGACCCACGACAGCCGCGTCTACGACTTTGGCGACCGGATCGTCTCGATGGCGGACGGGCGGGTCGAGTCCGACGAGGCGATCGACCGCGGCAAGGCCGTGGCCCCGCACTGA
- a CDS encoding ABC transporter permease, protein MNSLTDALHDMPLPSSRFRTIRLALKSLMLHKLRSGLTMLGIVFGVFSVIAMLAIGEGASRQAEAQVLQLGATNIIVRSVKPPDDPSSSSSPGGRSQVLRYGLTLQDYRILSETLPTVLDFVPMREELMEIRRQDRVCNARVVGCSAGYQIVNVLELQQGRFITDRDISQLANVVVLGADTALDLFPISDPLGQSVLVGARAYTVIGVTRTRTASAGIGGSLSAQDYNRDVYMPLDTFQSRINTGFVYTSFTAGNFSAKSVVYDQVTMRLKSPNDVIATAEVVRETLHRAHPRRDYDVVVPLELLKQADQIRNIFNIVLGSIAGISLVVGGIGIMNIMLATVTERTREIGVRRALGARRRDITRQFLVETIVLSGSGGAVGLLLGLATPLAFQGIKMFLEAYILDPGAATSDFGKLFLGMTPQIAVWSLPVAFGFSVFTGLIFGVYPARSAARLDPIEALRHV, encoded by the coding sequence ATGAACTCACTGACGGACGCTCTCCACGACATGCCGCTGCCGTCGTCCCGATTCCGGACGATTCGGCTGGCGCTCAAGAGCCTGATGCTGCACAAGCTGCGGTCCGGGCTCACGATGCTGGGGATCGTCTTCGGGGTCTTCTCCGTAATCGCCATGCTGGCGATCGGCGAAGGGGCCAGCCGGCAGGCGGAAGCGCAGGTGCTGCAGCTCGGGGCGACCAACATCATCGTCCGCAGCGTGAAGCCCCCCGACGATCCCTCGTCGAGCTCCAGTCCCGGCGGCAGGTCCCAGGTGCTGCGGTACGGCCTCACGCTCCAGGACTACCGGATCCTTTCGGAGACGCTGCCGACGGTCCTCGATTTCGTCCCGATGCGCGAGGAACTGATGGAGATCCGGCGGCAGGACCGGGTCTGCAACGCCCGGGTCGTCGGCTGCTCAGCCGGATACCAGATCGTCAACGTGCTGGAGCTGCAGCAGGGGCGGTTCATTACCGACCGCGACATCAGCCAGCTGGCGAACGTCGTCGTCCTGGGGGCCGACACCGCCCTGGACCTGTTTCCCATCTCGGATCCGCTGGGCCAGAGCGTGCTCGTGGGGGCCCGGGCCTACACGGTCATCGGCGTGACCCGGACCCGCACCGCCTCGGCCGGCATTGGCGGGAGCCTGTCGGCCCAGGACTACAACCGCGACGTCTACATGCCGCTCGACACCTTCCAGTCGCGGATCAACACGGGATTTGTCTACACGAGCTTCACGGCCGGCAACTTCAGCGCCAAGTCGGTGGTTTACGACCAGGTCACGATGCGGCTCAAGTCCCCCAATGACGTCATCGCCACCGCCGAAGTCGTGCGGGAAACGCTGCACCGGGCACACCCGCGGCGGGACTATGACGTCGTCGTTCCGCTGGAACTGCTCAAGCAGGCGGACCAGATCCGGAACATCTTCAACATCGTCCTGGGGTCGATCGCCGGGATCAGCCTGGTGGTCGGCGGGATCGGGATCATGAACATCATGCTCGCGACCGTGACCGAGCGGACCCGCGAGATCGGCGTGCGTCGCGCGCTGGGCGCCCGCCGCCGGGACATCACCCGGCAGTTCCTCGTCGAAACGATCGTGCTCTCGGGCTCCGGCGGAGCGGTGGGACTCCTGCTGGGACTGGCGACGCCGCTTGCCTTCCAGGGGATCAAGATGTTCCTGGAGGCGTACATCCTCGATCCGGGGGCTGCGACGTCGGACTTCGGCAAGCTGTTCCTCGGAATGACGCCGCAGATCGCCGTCTGGAGCCTCCCCGTCGCCTTCGGGTTCAGCGTTTTTACCGGCCTGATCTTCGGGGTCTACCCGGCCCGCTCGGCCGCGCGGCTCGATCCGATTGAAGCCTTGCGGCACGTTTAA